One genomic window of Candidatus Poribacteria bacterium includes the following:
- a CDS encoding transposase, whose translation MYTTNYKLFRAPRNRNLKRKTWIAHTIWNYFLGWQRTRYSLGLSYLSYKEMSQAFTILRKSHPEMFAQWRELDSWAARQVLKRLDEGYQRFFRKIAKRPPKFRSVRKPYSFTMCPSGYKFDTPIAGDKGFGIYSDRVSIMGKTYRFNLSRPIFGNIKTVTIKEDALGDFYMSIVTDHIQSHLKPMTGNAAGFDMGMKTMLTCSNGKHHPSPHFQIESMDKVRATNRQLSRKQRGSNNRERARQHHARIHRKITRQREDHQWKLALELVRRFDVLFFETLNLDGMKRLWGRKVSDIGFFAFLQKLKWQAKKRGKRVEFIDQWQPTTSVCHICDRRISLELRDRTWTCRHCHTYHDRDINAAINILQVGASTFGVENVRLAIAGGS comes from the coding sequence ATGTATACCACAAACTATAAACTTTTCCGTGCGCCACGTAATCGGAATCTGAAACGAAAGACGTGGATTGCACACACAATATGGAACTACTTTCTCGGTTGGCAACGCACACGATATTCTCTTGGGCTATCGTATTTATCCTACAAAGAGATGTCGCAAGCGTTCACGATTCTGCGTAAGTCACATCCAGAGATGTTTGCACAGTGGCGTGAGTTAGATTCATGGGCAGCACGCCAAGTTTTAAAACGTCTTGATGAAGGTTACCAGCGGTTCTTTAGGAAAATCGCGAAACGCCCTCCAAAATTCAGATCGGTTCGTAAACCTTACTCGTTCACAATGTGTCCATCTGGATACAAGTTTGATACGCCTATAGCGGGGGATAAAGGATTTGGAATCTATAGCGATCGCGTGTCTATCATGGGAAAAACTTACCGATTTAATCTCAGTCGCCCTATATTTGGCAATATCAAAACTGTTACTATCAAAGAAGATGCACTTGGCGATTTTTACATGTCTATTGTTACGGATCATATTCAGTCCCATCTCAAGCCAATGACGGGTAATGCTGCGGGGTTTGATATGGGCATGAAAACAATGCTGACCTGCTCCAACGGTAAACACCATCCATCGCCTCATTTTCAGATCGAGTCTATGGATAAAGTTAGAGCCACGAATCGCCAATTGTCCAGAAAACAACGTGGAAGCAATAATAGAGAACGCGCCCGCCAACACCATGCCCGTATACACCGCAAGATTACAAGGCAACGCGAAGATCACCAGTGGAAACTCGCCCTTGAACTTGTGCGTCGGTTTGATGTTCTGTTCTTTGAGACGTTGAACCTTGACGGCATGAAACGCCTTTGGGGACGAAAAGTGTCTGACATCGGATTCTTCGCATTCTTGCAGAAACTCAAGTGGCAAGCAAAGAAACGTGGTAAGCGTGTTGAATTTATTGATCAATGGCAACCGACAACTTCCGTCTGCCATATATGCGACAGACGCATTTCGCTTGAGTTGAGGGATAGAACATGGACATGTAGACATTGCCATACCTATCATGACCGCGATATTAATGCGGCTATTAACATTCTTCAGGTTGGGGCATCAACCTTTGGAGTAGAAAACGTTAGACTTGCGATAGCAGGCGGTTCTTAA
- a CDS encoding ABC transporter permease subunit, whose protein sequence is MRNIFAVCTKELYTYFVSPIAYFVCFVFTAISGFLFSILLISASNVGGTGGYVMETLFGNMAIVLLFFTPVLTMKLFAEERKSGTIELLLTSPITDGQVVLGKFLASCTLVLIMLGLTLLFPLLTQRFGYLDGGLLISGYLGILLISSSFLALGLLMSSMCKNQLVAALTSFGILITLWVIGSLSARGGPITKFLSYLSLPEHYRDFSRGIILLKDVIYYVSFTCVCLFATFKSIESSKWR, encoded by the coding sequence ATGAGAAATATTTTTGCCGTTTGCACAAAAGAACTCTATACCTATTTCGTTTCACCGATCGCCTATTTCGTCTGCTTTGTCTTTACAGCGATTTCGGGGTTCCTGTTCTCCATCCTGCTCATCAGTGCCAGCAACGTCGGCGGAACCGGTGGATATGTGATGGAAACACTCTTCGGTAACATGGCGATTGTTTTACTCTTTTTTACGCCAGTGCTGACAATGAAACTCTTTGCGGAAGAACGGAAATCGGGAACGATTGAACTCCTTCTTACCTCCCCAATCACAGACGGACAAGTGGTTCTCGGCAAATTTTTGGCGAGTTGCACATTGGTCCTTATTATGCTTGGCTTAACGCTTCTGTTTCCACTCCTGACCCAACGCTTCGGTTATTTGGACGGCGGACTCCTCATCAGCGGTTATCTCGGTATCCTCCTCATCAGTTCCTCCTTTCTGGCATTAGGTTTGCTGATGTCGTCAATGTGTAAAAACCAACTCGTCGCGGCGTTGACAAGTTTTGGCATCCTCATAACATTATGGGTGATCGGTTCACTCTCAGCCCGCGGTGGACCGATAACGAAATTCCTGAGTTACCTGTCGCTTCCTGAACACTACCGAGATTTCTCACGCGGTATCATCCTTTTGAAAGACGTTATTTACTACGTCAGTTTCACATGTGTCTGCTTATTTGCGACGTTCAAGTCGATTGAATCATCAAAGTGGAGGTAG
- a CDS encoding Uma2 family endonuclease, whose translation MATPAAPTHLTPETYLELERKAITKNEYVNGETIAMAGASFAHNFITLDTTIYLSRQLMDSDCEVASTGDLRVKVSQTASYFYPDIVVVCGEPRAEDNTFDTLVNPTLIVEVLSASTETYDRDEKFVHYRQIDTLQEYILISQDRAEVVQYCRQEPEWMATEFRGLDDVMPLISIGCELPLRHIYRRVTFDSGP comes from the coding sequence ATGGCAACTCCAGCAGCACCGACTCACTTAACTCCTGAAACATACCTCGAATTGGAACGTAAGGCGATAACAAAAAACGAATATGTGAATGGAGAGACAATCGCGATGGCAGGTGCCAGTTTCGCACACAATTTCATCACGTTAGATACAACGATCTATCTTAGCCGCCAATTGATGGATAGCGACTGTGAAGTCGCCTCTACAGGTGATCTACGTGTGAAAGTTAGTCAAACGGCATCCTACTTTTACCCGGATATTGTGGTTGTTTGCGGAGAACCACGGGCTGAGGATAATACCTTTGACACACTCGTGAATCCGACACTCATTGTAGAGGTGCTTTCAGCCTCCACTGAAACGTATGACAGAGACGAGAAATTCGTGCACTATCGCCAGATTGACACTTTGCAGGAATACATTCTGATTTCACAAGACAGAGCAGAAGTCGTGCAGTATTGTCGTCAAGAACCTGAGTGGATGGCAACAGAATTCCGGGGACTTGACGATGTAATGCCGCTTATCTCTATAGGGTGTGAGTTACCGTTACGGCACATCTACAGACGTGTCACATTTGATAGCGGTCCTTAA
- the sat gene encoding sulfate adenylyltransferase, with product MIKPHGAETLNPLYVSDDAQRAELTKEAEQLPSVLISSGAAASAVMLASGYFTPLTGYMNIAEATSVATNMQLSNGLFWPVPVMNIVSSEQLTDAVKNADRIALRDPNVEGNPPLAVMKVSAIETLSTEQKQLLIEKTFGTTDPEHPGVPAFSDVGDNVLSGPIDVLNYSYFREDFPDTFRTAVEIREDIAARGWDTVVAFQTRNPMHRAHEELCKIAQKEVNADGVLIHMLLGKLKPGDIPAAVRDASIRAMVQHYFPENTVSITGYGFDMLYAGPREALLHAVFRQNCGASHFIVGRDHAGAGDYYGAFEAQEVFDTIPEDALEIGIFRGDFTVWCKKCNEIVMMRDCPHGGDDYFNVSGTRQREILAAGEPLPPEIARPEVAEILMAYYQSEANA from the coding sequence ATGATTAAACCACATGGAGCCGAAACCTTAAACCCGCTTTACGTTTCGGATGATGCACAACGTGCTGAGCTCACCAAAGAAGCGGAGCAACTTCCGTCTGTCCTGATCTCGTCAGGTGCCGCCGCATCAGCCGTTATGCTCGCGTCAGGGTACTTTACACCGCTTACGGGTTATATGAACATCGCTGAAGCGACAAGCGTCGCAACAAATATGCAACTGTCAAACGGACTCTTCTGGCCCGTCCCCGTGATGAACATCGTTTCATCGGAACAACTCACGGATGCCGTAAAGAACGCCGACAGAATTGCCCTACGCGATCCGAACGTTGAAGGCAATCCGCCACTCGCTGTTATGAAGGTTTCGGCTATCGAGACACTCTCAACAGAACAGAAACAACTTCTCATTGAAAAGACCTTCGGAACGACCGACCCTGAACACCCAGGTGTCCCCGCTTTCTCGGATGTCGGAGACAACGTTCTCTCCGGTCCGATTGACGTCCTGAACTATTCTTACTTCCGCGAGGATTTCCCTGATACGTTCCGCACAGCGGTTGAAATTCGCGAGGACATCGCGGCGCGTGGCTGGGATACAGTCGTCGCTTTCCAGACGCGGAACCCGATGCACCGTGCCCACGAGGAACTCTGTAAGATTGCACAAAAGGAAGTCAACGCCGACGGTGTCCTGATCCACATGCTCCTCGGCAAGTTAAAACCGGGCGACATTCCTGCCGCCGTTCGCGATGCCTCTATCCGTGCGATGGTGCAACACTACTTCCCCGAAAACACCGTCTCCATCACCGGCTACGGATTCGATATGCTTTACGCTGGACCGCGGGAAGCACTGCTCCATGCCGTTTTCCGTCAGAACTGTGGTGCATCACACTTCATCGTCGGACGGGATCACGCGGGTGCAGGCGATTACTACGGTGCGTTCGAGGCACAAGAGGTCTTCGACACAATCCCCGAAGATGCCTTAGAGATCGGTATCTTCCGTGGCGACTTCACAGTCTGGTGCAAAAAGTGCAATGAGATCGTGATGATGCGCGACTGCCCGCACGGTGGCGACGATTATTTCAACGTCTCTGGCACAAGGCAGCGTGAGATTCTCGCGGCGGGTGAACCGCTGCCCCCGGAAATTGCGCGCCCTGAAGTTGCGGAGATCCTGATGGCGTACTATCAGTCCGAAGCAAATGCATAA
- a CDS encoding endonuclease III: MELQQKAEIISEALENLFGVPTREGAGNVLECLILTILSQNTTDVSRDKGYAVLKDRFPTWEDVLHADAKAIEAAIRIVGLGKQKSLTIKNFLTWLKTERGELSLEFMHDMETEAALAFLCQHKGIGIKTASVTLSFACGREVFPVDTHILRISKRLGLIPPNCSAEKAHQLLPLIVPEDKAYPFHMNLIYFGRKICDARKPLCERCALTEHCLYFRENSQT; the protein is encoded by the coding sequence TTGGAATTACAGCAGAAAGCGGAAATTATATCAGAAGCACTGGAAAACTTATTCGGTGTACCGACCCGTGAAGGTGCGGGTAACGTGTTAGAATGCCTTATCCTAACGATCCTGTCACAAAATACAACAGATGTTAGCCGCGATAAAGGATATGCTGTGTTGAAAGATCGCTTTCCAACGTGGGAGGATGTGCTACACGCCGATGCCAAAGCGATAGAGGCAGCGATAAGGATTGTTGGACTCGGAAAACAGAAGAGCCTTACTATTAAAAACTTCCTCACTTGGCTTAAAACCGAACGTGGTGAACTCTCACTGGAGTTCATGCACGACATGGAAACGGAAGCAGCATTAGCGTTCCTGTGTCAACACAAAGGTATCGGTATTAAAACAGCATCCGTTACACTCTCCTTCGCGTGTGGTCGGGAGGTTTTCCCAGTTGATACACACATCCTGCGAATTTCCAAACGCCTCGGACTGATTCCACCGAATTGCAGCGCAGAGAAAGCACATCAACTCTTGCCACTGATTGTGCCAGAGGATAAGGCGTATCCGTTCCATATGAACCTGATTTACTTCGGTAGAAAAATCTGTGATGCCCGAAAGCCGTTATGTGAACGGTGCGCGTTGACAGAGCACTGCCTCTACTTTAGAGAGAACTCACAAACTTAG
- a CDS encoding AAA family ATPase: protein MSTNKKVPTPEEIEKEFQEFVQQKYGGSVRLINASADDLSSEAEEEAPEPKKTFDLKFDLKPKEIKQYLDRYVIKQDEAKKALAIAVCDHYNHVRECHENPDAAEADYSKQNIVMLGPTGVGKTYLIRHIAKLIGVPFVKADATRFSETGYVGANVDDLIRELVTQAEDNLELAQYGIIYLDEADKISTPPNIMGRDVSGRGVQIGLLKLMEETEVDLRSGNDVASQMRAAMEFQKSGKVEKEVINTRHILFIISGAFTGMVDIIKNRMHQNKIGFNAEITSQTDDTTQYFENVTPKDFIDFGFEPEFIGRLPVHVICTELGVDDLFYILKHSEGSIIRQYENAFRAYGITTLFSDCGLRRIAEKAIAQKTGARALMTVCEKVLRNYKFELPSTGVEEFVVTTEVVDAPDVELKRIIGDADYNHRTVMYEQVRRYEAQFYAEHQLQIQFDDEATALICERAIADAQTVQQVCDQLLGSYQHGLNLIKQNTGQSTFTFPKAVLENPDQVLEEWIRESYTTKR, encoded by the coding sequence ATGAGCACAAATAAGAAGGTACCCACACCCGAAGAAATTGAAAAGGAATTCCAAGAATTCGTTCAACAGAAATACGGCGGGAGCGTCCGTTTAATTAACGCATCTGCAGATGATCTGTCGTCTGAAGCAGAAGAAGAAGCACCTGAGCCGAAAAAAACCTTCGATCTGAAGTTCGACCTCAAACCGAAGGAGATTAAACAATACCTCGACCGATATGTGATTAAACAAGACGAGGCAAAGAAGGCACTCGCGATCGCTGTCTGTGACCACTACAATCACGTCCGAGAATGCCACGAAAATCCAGATGCTGCGGAGGCTGATTACTCCAAACAGAACATCGTCATGCTCGGACCGACCGGCGTCGGTAAGACCTACCTCATCCGACACATCGCCAAACTCATCGGCGTGCCGTTCGTCAAAGCGGATGCGACCCGATTCAGTGAAACAGGTTACGTCGGTGCGAACGTTGACGACCTCATCCGTGAGTTGGTAACCCAAGCCGAAGATAACCTCGAATTGGCGCAATACGGCATCATCTATCTCGACGAAGCCGACAAAATCTCGACACCGCCAAATATTATGGGACGCGATGTGAGTGGACGTGGCGTGCAGATTGGGCTCCTCAAATTGATGGAGGAAACCGAAGTCGATCTGCGTAGCGGAAACGATGTCGCCTCGCAGATGCGTGCCGCTATGGAATTCCAGAAAAGCGGCAAGGTCGAGAAAGAGGTTATCAATACACGGCATATCCTTTTCATCATCAGTGGTGCGTTCACGGGTATGGTAGATATTATCAAGAACCGTATGCATCAAAACAAAATCGGCTTCAACGCTGAGATTACCAGCCAAACCGACGATACGACCCAGTATTTCGAGAACGTTACACCGAAAGACTTCATCGACTTCGGCTTTGAACCCGAATTTATCGGACGCCTGCCTGTACACGTCATTTGTACGGAACTCGGCGTAGATGACCTTTTCTATATCCTGAAACACTCCGAAGGCTCCATTATCCGACAATATGAAAACGCGTTTCGCGCGTATGGCATCACGACCCTGTTTTCAGACTGCGGTTTACGAAGAATCGCCGAAAAAGCGATTGCGCAAAAAACAGGAGCGCGTGCTTTAATGACGGTCTGCGAAAAGGTTCTGCGCAACTATAAATTTGAACTTCCGTCCACGGGTGTCGAGGAATTTGTTGTCACCACTGAAGTTGTCGATGCGCCTGATGTGGAACTCAAGCGAATCATCGGAGACGCCGACTACAACCACAGGACAGTGATGTATGAACAGGTTCGCCGGTATGAAGCACAGTTCTACGCAGAACATCAACTGCAAATTCAGTTCGACGATGAGGCAACTGCGCTTATTTGTGAACGTGCGATTGCAGACGCACAAACAGTCCAGCAGGTCTGCGACCAACTCCTCGGCAGCTACCAGCACGGGTTAAACCTAATTAAACAGAACACAGGACAATCCACATTCACTTTCCCAAAGGCTGTTTTGGAAAATCCCGATCAGGTGCTCGAAGAGTGGATTCGCGAGTCGTACACGACAAAGCGTTGA
- a CDS encoding DUF2088 domain-containing protein, translating to MKYFTYFGNHLINAKLPDNSEVYYAKPPLPGIKRAALSEHTQRAFENPLEMPSLRELVNGNSKVLILFDDNCQPFPATKKPDMRQIMTETLLKMLYSYGVEKKNIQLMCAVALHRKMKEHELAYMLGKDIMDEFYPHQLRNFDAEDAEQIVQVGQTEKDETVETDKAVLESDLVIYVDMIQIPLNGGHKSVAVGLGTYNSIAPHHSPHMTSESPHVMQPEGSHMHACIERMSRLIQKETPILVLEAAMNGAIYPFHLRYVGKPNRDCNIAERVLKTFTPATLSLLPESLRYKILKSVQTDYEPIQINAGDIDAVHAKTLVSMKDQLAIDIPRQFSTLVFGLPDMSPYAVDARINPVLVVSDVLGYVFNWFYNKPIIKKNGVVIIMNPTYEIFHDEYHVAYKQFYDEVLAETTEPFEMQQKFQEKYAKDEYFIDCYRNRFAHHGFHPFTVWYWATYPLKYLAKVILVGPKEPRVAQRLGVDWAKNLDDALAMAREISGEDDVVALTMPPFFYANVGGSKGGSQ from the coding sequence ATGAAATACTTCACCTACTTCGGAAATCATCTCATCAACGCGAAATTGCCGGACAATTCAGAGGTTTACTACGCGAAACCTCCGCTACCGGGAATCAAGCGCGCCGCACTGAGCGAACATACACAGCGCGCATTTGAAAACCCACTTGAGATGCCCTCGTTACGCGAACTCGTTAACGGCAACTCAAAGGTGCTTATCCTGTTCGATGATAACTGCCAACCTTTCCCCGCCACCAAAAAGCCGGATATGCGGCAGATCATGACCGAGACGCTTCTGAAGATGCTCTATAGCTACGGCGTGGAGAAAAAGAACATCCAACTGATGTGCGCTGTTGCGTTGCATCGAAAGATGAAAGAACACGAACTCGCCTATATGCTCGGAAAAGACATCATGGACGAGTTTTATCCGCATCAACTCCGAAACTTCGATGCTGAGGATGCAGAACAGATTGTTCAGGTAGGGCAGACAGAAAAAGACGAAACCGTTGAGACGGATAAGGCAGTCCTTGAATCCGATCTGGTGATTTATGTTGATATGATACAGATCCCGCTCAACGGTGGGCATAAATCTGTCGCGGTGGGTCTTGGGACGTATAACTCCATTGCACCGCACCACTCGCCGCACATGACATCGGAAAGCCCGCACGTCATGCAACCTGAAGGTTCGCACATGCACGCCTGTATCGAGCGGATGAGTCGTCTGATTCAGAAAGAGACACCCATCTTGGTACTCGAAGCGGCGATGAATGGCGCGATTTATCCGTTTCATCTGCGCTACGTCGGGAAACCGAACCGCGACTGCAACATCGCAGAGAGGGTGCTGAAAACCTTCACACCGGCGACGCTATCGCTGCTGCCTGAATCGTTGCGTTACAAGATACTCAAGAGCGTCCAAACGGACTACGAACCGATACAAATCAACGCAGGCGACATCGATGCAGTCCATGCGAAAACGTTAGTGTCAATGAAGGATCAGTTGGCAATAGATATTCCACGCCAATTCAGCACGCTGGTATTCGGACTTCCCGATATGAGTCCCTACGCCGTTGATGCGCGTATCAACCCGGTTTTGGTGGTGAGCGATGTTTTAGGCTACGTCTTCAATTGGTTCTATAACAAACCCATCATCAAAAAGAACGGTGTCGTTATCATCATGAACCCGACCTACGAGATCTTTCACGACGAGTATCACGTCGCCTATAAACAATTTTATGATGAAGTCCTCGCCGAAACGACAGAACCTTTTGAGATGCAGCAGAAGTTTCAGGAAAAATACGCAAAAGACGAGTATTTTATCGATTGCTATCGGAACAGGTTTGCGCATCACGGTTTCCATCCGTTCACTGTCTGGTATTGGGCAACATATCCGCTGAAATACCTCGCGAAGGTAATCCTCGTCGGTCCGAAGGAACCGAGAGTTGCACAACGGCTTGGTGTTGACTGGGCGAAAAACTTAGACGATGCACTCGCGATGGCGCGTGAAATCTCTGGGGAAGACGATGTGGTCGCCTTGACGATGCCGCCGTTCTTCTATGCAAACGTTGGGGGTTCTAAAGGAGGCTCACAATGA
- a CDS encoding methionine synthase codes for MKNTDILIPTSTIGSYAPPSWLCVTLEAIGRGELGETDINETFDDAVRTAISDQERAGVDIITEGEMRRQDFVLGFYERLTGLEELPAPRTQGPDGHDQRGKWLPSVPLAAPDGLGILAEFEFAKNETTKPLKVTCPGPFTLSGRIQTGGIYKERLEVAYACAEIINTELRQLAAAGAEFIQLDEPSYAVYPDRPEAFVKLFNHTVEGVSAKIGLHICFGNYRGRAVGKRSYRPLFPYILDAAFDQLALEFANRELAEIGLWSEFPNDKELAAGLIDVKNYYVETPEDVATLLRAALKHVRPEKLSITPDCGFSQTARWAAAAKLKTMVAGTEIVRRELAGRSV; via the coding sequence ATGAAAAATACGGACATTTTGATACCCACCAGCACTATCGGAAGTTATGCGCCACCGAGTTGGCTGTGCGTTACGTTAGAGGCAATCGGACGCGGAGAACTCGGTGAAACCGATATTAACGAGACCTTCGACGACGCAGTCCGCACTGCTATCTCCGATCAAGAACGCGCCGGCGTTGACATCATCACAGAGGGTGAGATGCGCCGACAAGACTTCGTGCTCGGTTTCTATGAACGGCTCACCGGGTTAGAAGAACTTCCAGCACCCAGAACACAGGGACCCGACGGACACGATCAACGCGGTAAATGGTTGCCCTCTGTCCCGCTCGCGGCTCCCGATGGTCTCGGTATCCTCGCGGAATTTGAGTTCGCGAAGAACGAAACGACGAAACCGCTTAAGGTGACATGTCCCGGTCCGTTCACTCTCTCTGGACGCATCCAGACGGGTGGTATTTATAAAGAACGTCTCGAAGTCGCTTACGCCTGCGCGGAGATTATCAATACAGAGCTCCGCCAACTCGCCGCCGCTGGTGCAGAATTCATCCAGTTAGATGAACCCTCTTACGCCGTTTATCCCGATCGTCCTGAAGCGTTCGTTAAACTGTTCAATCACACCGTTGAAGGTGTCTCTGCAAAGATCGGACTGCACATCTGTTTCGGGAACTACCGCGGCAGAGCTGTCGGGAAACGCTCGTATCGTCCGCTTTTTCCGTATATTTTAGACGCAGCTTTCGATCAACTCGCATTGGAATTCGCAAACCGAGAATTGGCAGAAATCGGATTGTGGAGCGAGTTTCCGAACGATAAAGAACTCGCCGCTGGGCTTATCGATGTCAAAAACTACTATGTAGAAACACCGGAGGATGTGGCGACATTGCTGCGCGCAGCACTCAAGCACGTGCGTCCCGAAAAACTGTCCATCACGCCGGATTGTGGATTCAGTCAAACAGCACGATGGGCAGCTGCCGCGAAACTGAAAACGATGGTAGCCGGTACTGAAATTGTCCGCCGTGAACTCGCGGGTAGGTCCGTTTAA
- a CDS encoding chlorite dismutase family protein has translation MNTEQKKPQRPEPPDIQEVGAPIDGKLQVSDRRLFFQLHIFKECYDHRLLVKILEKGSLNAVLYDDLNHPTGIGVLFIAEDPAVLMAESRALLVKAQDAPKLAYRPEMTMTGRTYSSGREPNLEEWLLNRPLQNVLNPEFPWAIWYPLRRKSEFYRLEYRERGRILGEHALLGRSYAAGGYASDIRLACFGLDTNDNEFVIGLVGPDLHPLSRLIQDMRQTEQTTKYIESLGPFFVGKVRKQFARGA, from the coding sequence ATGAATACCGAACAGAAGAAGCCACAACGTCCTGAACCACCGGATATCCAAGAAGTCGGCGCGCCCATCGACGGAAAACTGCAGGTGAGCGACCGACGTTTGTTCTTTCAACTGCACATCTTTAAAGAATGCTATGATCACAGACTTCTCGTTAAAATACTTGAGAAAGGAAGTCTCAACGCGGTCCTATACGACGATTTAAACCATCCGACAGGGATCGGTGTGCTGTTCATTGCAGAAGACCCAGCGGTGTTAATGGCAGAGTCACGCGCCCTACTCGTAAAAGCACAGGACGCGCCGAAACTCGCATATCGTCCAGAAATGACGATGACAGGTCGAACGTATTCAAGTGGCAGAGAACCGAATCTGGAAGAGTGGCTCCTCAACAGACCCCTCCAAAACGTTCTCAATCCTGAGTTTCCGTGGGCGATTTGGTATCCACTGCGCCGAAAATCTGAGTTCTATCGTCTCGAATACCGTGAGCGGGGTCGAATCTTAGGCGAACACGCCTTGCTCGGTCGTAGTTACGCCGCGGGTGGATACGCCAGTGACATCCGACTCGCATGTTTCGGATTAGATACAAACGACAACGAATTCGTTATTGGATTGGTTGGTCCCGATCTACATCCGTTATCGCGCTTGATACAGGATATGCGTCAAACGGAGCAGACCACGAAATACATCGAATCCCTCGGTCCCTTCTTCGTTGGAAAAGTTCGGAAACAATTTGCGAGAGGTGCATAG
- a CDS encoding alcohol dehydrogenase catalytic domain-containing protein, with the protein MEAIQYTKSIPRYLAMRYLGKRWRSLYTSPFSCTRLVDIPEPQLPTPEWVKVRTRLSGICGSDLATITAKGSPYFSPFTSTPFVLGHEIVGEIAEIGDAVEGFSVGTRVVIEPALSCPVRGISPPCSQCRNQRFANCENIIKGDISEGVQTGYCRDTGGGWSQYVLAHQSQLHLVPDGISDETAVLLEPFACALHGVLKIPSNRTATICVIGGGTIGLLTVAALRVLGHRNRISIFAKYPHQQQLARELGADDVLSPNSDRYAAFCELTGAKSYQPELGQQVLLGGVDVTFDCIGSSVTIDDALRFTRAGGEVILVGMPGVPKNVDWTSIWYKQLRVTGAYTYGLETHNGEQVHTFTLGMRLLQKMKSHLRPLVSTLFPLRDYKRAIQTALNTGKTATVKTAFDLR; encoded by the coding sequence GTGGAAGCTATTCAATATACCAAAAGCATCCCTCGTTATTTGGCGATGCGCTATCTTGGGAAACGGTGGCGAAGTCTTTATACGTCTCCATTTTCCTGCACGCGTCTCGTTGATATTCCGGAGCCACAACTGCCAACACCTGAATGGGTCAAAGTCAGAACCCGACTCAGCGGCATTTGTGGCTCCGATTTGGCAACAATCACTGCGAAAGGGAGTCCCTATTTCTCGCCGTTCACGTCAACGCCTTTTGTATTAGGACATGAAATCGTCGGTGAAATCGCGGAGATAGGCGATGCTGTGGAGGGGTTCTCTGTTGGGACACGGGTGGTGATCGAACCGGCACTGTCGTGTCCCGTGAGAGGAATCTCGCCGCCGTGTTCCCAATGCCGAAATCAACGTTTTGCCAACTGCGAAAACATCATAAAAGGCGACATCTCTGAAGGGGTTCAAACAGGTTATTGCCGCGATACAGGGGGCGGATGGAGCCAATATGTTCTCGCGCATCAGTCGCAACTCCATCTCGTTCCTGACGGTATTTCGGACGAAACGGCGGTGCTCCTCGAACCCTTTGCCTGCGCGCTACACGGCGTTCTGAAAATTCCGTCCAACAGAACAGCGACTATCTGTGTCATCGGCGGCGGGACTATCGGACTGCTCACCGTTGCGGCACTTCGGGTCCTTGGACATCGCAACAGAATTAGCATTTTCGCCAAATATCCGCACCAACAGCAATTGGCGAGGGAACTCGGCGCGGATGATGTGTTATCACCGAATAGTGATCGGTATGCGGCGTTCTGTGAACTCACAGGGGCAAAATCGTATCAACCTGAATTAGGACAACAGGTATTACTGGGTGGTGTGGATGTTACCTTCGATTGTATCGGCTCCAGCGTCACAATAGACGACGCGCTCCGTTTTACCCGAGCGGGAGGCGAGGTCATCTTGGTCGGTATGCCGGGGGTCCCGAAAAACGTTGACTGGACTTCAATCTGGTATAAGCAGTTGCGCGTAACGGGTGCCTATACGTACGGACTCGAAACGCATAACGGAGAACAGGTCCATACCTTCACACTCGGTATGCGTCTCCTCCAAAAAATGAAATCCCATTTGCGTCCACTGGTCAGCACGCTCTTTCCACTGCGAGATTACAAACGTGCTATCCAGACTGCCTTGAACACAGGAAAAACAGCGACCGTGAAAACGGCTTTTGATTTACGGTAA